From the Juglans microcarpa x Juglans regia isolate MS1-56 chromosome 7D, Jm3101_v1.0, whole genome shotgun sequence genome, the window CCGAATTTTTCTAtggtttttttatagatttattattgatttgcaTAGACACACACACTTAGTGGGTTTTGAACCCATGACCTCACCCTCCACCCTATTCTATTATGGGGAGTAGGTGTTATTTGAGCAATTGCTCATTAATAGTTTACCAAACACATTCACTTTTGCATGGCTTCTTTAATATAATGTTTTGATGATTCTTATCTTTGCTTTTATATTTGTCAGTCAAACATGCAATATGGATCGAGCTGAGGCATTGGTCTGTGAGATGGAAGAATCGGGCATAGAcgctcctattgatatatatcatACCATGATGGATGGTTACACAATGATTGGCAATGAAAATAAATGCCTGATTGTGTTTGACCGACTTAAGGTAATAGTATagtttatgagaatttttcttgTCTAGGATGATACATTGGTAATGCCCACTAAAGGCTCGTTTGGTTGTTAGATTGCACTCAACTCAGCTGAATTCAGTTCATATTTAGACCTCTTCTAATaaccaaacactcaactctcaaatcactaaactcatcttaactcaaaacccctttacacgtgggacccacaacttttttcaactcaacatctctttacatatgggacccataaccttttttaactttccataaatacatctaaactcatattaacatccaaatacatctaaacttatcttaggtGGGTCTCACAATACTCAattcaccatctcaactcattgtTATTTATAGAGAACTTAATTCAACTTagctcagttcaacatccaaacgcagcctaagtcACACATTGGTGCTTTACTAGGTAGAACTAagctttataatgatttcaagaaACTCCAATTATAACcttgactagttcttttagagtataagtcCAGATGTGACTTGAACTTTCCCTAGGTCTTTGCAACATATATGTATGCATTTATTCATACTTGTGCTTGATCCTTTGTCATATCTTGTGCATTGGATTTTTGGgttactttttttaaagcacGTGATATCAGAATAAAAGCAAGGCAAAAATGACTCGGTAAgacttttattttctatcaaaaccCATGCATCtaaaagggaaaaaggaaaaacctcTTCGTGGATGCAGAACTAAGCAAAacctagttcttggagaaatTAACCGGTGATagaaattttatcaataatggGAGGATAAAGTACTGTAGATGTTTTACAGTCTACCATCAAGATGTAGGTCATAACTTTTGTCTGTCTTGTATCATTGTATGCTAACACTGGCTGATTGTGATGTAGGAATGTGGCTTTACACCTTCAGTTATTAGTTACGGATGTCTCATCAATCTTTACACAAAGGTATAAGTTCTTTTTTCGTTTTCATATTAGACTTGTTGGGCCTATCTTTGTTTTTGTAATCTCTTTTTTAGGTCACTCCTGGATGTGTGGTTGGAAACCAAATTCTGGCTCTTAAGAAACTAAATGTAATAGAAAAGCAGGTTGGGGAACATTAAAGGATTACAAAAAGACTGCTtgtggttttattctttttgcttCTCTGTtgtttacattattttatatatctaccTTGCCTTTCTACTTTACATTTTCTATTGCTAGTTGGGGAACAATGTTTTTACAGATAGTTCAATATATCATGATGTACTGGGATTGAACGATTTCCTTGTACTTGATTTTAATATGGATACTGACCATTCAAAATGAAGTTCTTAATGTTGTTTTgtttgtatattctttttagATCTTTGTTTGTATATTCAAAAtgaagtttaatatataatatgtttgttttagatctatataaaaaaggTGCAGAGGAATTGAATTGGGTAGATGCCCTGCTCTGTGTCCTTAGCAGATTCCAatttaagttgagttgagtggtaCGGCATTTTAAGGGTGGTTCCATGCAGAGGAGTTTGTTGGTGCTACTCATACATACACAAACAATggatatgcatatatatatatatatatacctcctCCAAAGATCCCAGTTTTTGCAATCTTTTAGATGTTACCAAACTCTGCGCACTTAGAGTTTTTACATGCACAGGCTATCACTGTCATCTGTATAGCCTTTCATTTTCCTAGCATCATATTGGTATAGGTGATCTCTATTACAATTGAAGATCGAACAGTGTCTTGAAAAATGGTTTCTCACTCTTCCAGAATGGCAAAGTTTCTAAAGCCTTGGAGGTTAGCAAAATCATGGAATCAGCTGGCATAAAACATAATATGAAGACCTACTCCATGTTGATCAATGGGTTCTTGAAGTTAAAAGATTGGGCTAATGCATTTGCAATTTTTGAAGATCTGGTTAAGGACGGTCTGAGACCTGATGTGGTGCTCTACAATAACATCATCAGGGCATTCTGTGGGATGGGTAACATGGATCGTGCTATCCGCACTGTCAAGGAGATGCAGAAAGAGAGGCACAGGCCTACTACACGTACATTTATGCCCATCATACATGGTTTTGCAAGAGCAGGAGAAATGAGAAAAGCCCTAGAAATTTTTGATATGATGAGGTGGAGTGGATGCATTCCCACTGTGCATACTTTCAATGCCCTGATTCTTGGCCTTGTTGAGAAGCGTCAGGTAagtttcataattaaaaaaaaggaaaaaaagagaggaaaaacgAAGGTCTAGTAACCAGTTGGGCAATATCTTAAATTCACTATCCAGGATTGTTAAAGGAGCTTATATTGCCTGGCTCCCATAACCCAATTATGTAGTACTTTACAATGCATGATATGGTGTTGTGATGAAAATTCCTTTTCATTGTCTCCTGTCATTTATGCTAAAGCTATAGTATTCTTTTGCTTGAATGGTATTTCAACTAATATATAGTTCCCTGGCATGCATGATTGGACTCCTCAGTAAGTGAGATCTTAAGGTATAATAcaagtgcttttttttttttttttttttttgaaaaatgcttgGTCTACAAAGAGATCTTACAAAATGAAGTTTATATATTGGCGCAGTTTGATATGGTGCCCGGGATTGTAAAGCTcatttattgttaattttcCCATTTAGTAAAAATTTTCTGGAACCAGTAAATGGTTATTGTGTACGATCTCTGGTCAGTTTCTTATGATTTGACATGTACTTGGCCTTGTTTTACCTGCTCCATTTCAGACCATCTTgtgcaatttttgtttttaatatttagaaGATTGCATTGATCTTTccaatgttttattttcttttttataatcttattttCCATTAGCTTCCTTTtgtccttatatatatatatatatatatatatatatatatataaataaaaaagctttCTTAAGTGTCCTTTTCTCTTTAAAGTCAgtttttatttgtcatgtatTTCTTGCAGATGGAGAAGGCTGTTAAAATATTAGATGAGATGACACTGGAAGGCATTAGTCCAAATGAACATACATACACGACCATCATGCATGGTTATGCATCTGTGGGAGATACTGGAAAAGCATTCgagtatttttctaaattaaggaATGAAGGTTTGGAACTTGACGTGTATACATATGAGGCACTACTGAAGGCATGTTGCAAGTCAGGCAGAATGCAGAGTGCCTTAGCAGTAACAAAAGAAATGAGTGCTCAAAAGATTCCAAAAAACACCTTTGTGTACAACATATTAATTGATGggtatgaattatttataatcttGGAAGTGCCACAAGATATACTCAAAGTTGTTACTTTAATCTCTCTTGCATTgacgttttttatttttggggttaTATTTTTAGATTGATTGAACTTCATTTTCTACTtatttgacctttttttttaatatccccttctaatttgttttgttgCGTCTGCTTTTGGTGCCTGTGTGTTTTATTCTGTTGTTTCTGCATGTAGATGGGCTCGAAGAGGTGATGTTTGGGAGGCTGCAGACCTGATGCAACAAATGAAACGGGAAGGTGTTCAACCTGACATCCATACATACACGTCCTTCATAAATGCTTGTTGCAAGGCTGGAGACATGCTGGTATGCTCATCAATTATTACTGTATTGTGGTGGATAAGATTATTTACTTGGGAGATGGATACCCTTACAATAGAGAAATTTTTTGAGTTTAATTTGTAAAGAGCATGTAGAAGgagtttattttgttatttggtagttcatttgtttttcttggagATCTGATGGTAGTCATCTAATTGTTTGTAGAGGTTTAGAGAGGAAAATAATTTACTTCTCGTAGCATTTTTCAATGACAATGCTTTAACCATTTGATTTAGAAACGAGTTCTGTTGGGTGCTTGTAGTCTTTAGACTTTGgcctcaaacccaattatttgAGATGAAACATTGTATGTCTTGCTATGTTACATGATGATTGGATTCTAGAGGATCGATTTTGGGCCTGTTGTGTGTTAGAGAACTAGATGACCAAGGAGTTCAACTCAAATGACACATCCTCCCTAGGTAAGACTAGGGTGGACCGAAGTCGTGGACCCATTGGATGCATATATAACTTACCAGTAAAGAAAGTTTATGAAATAGAATGAAATAATCTCAGCTATTTGCATCCGAGAATCCATTCAGCAAACGATCTTGTTTTGGTGACTACTTTAATCTattgttgtttttcttgttcTGTTGCTGACATTTTTCAGCTGGCAGGATTGTGGTTTTAGATAGTAGTGGAACCCTGAAGTGGAATTATTTTGTTTACATTTAAATGCCTCCGTTGCAGTTTCATCTTTTAATTAGAGTCTGTTCCTTCTTCAGAGAGCGATGCAAAcaattgaagaaatggaagccTTGGGGGTGAAGCCTAACGTGAAAACCTACACTACGTTAATACATGGGTGGGCACGTGCTTCACTTCCAGAGAAGGCTTTGAGATGCTTTGAGCAGATGAAACAAGCTGGATTGAAGCCGGACAAAGCTGTGTACCATTGCCTGATGACATCTCTGCTGTCAAGGGCAGCTGTTGCTGAAGCTTACATTTATTCCGGAGTTTTGTCTGTTTGCAGAGAGATGATAGAATCCGGGTTGACTATTGATATGGGGACTGCAGTTCACTGGTCAAAGTGCTTATGCAAGATTGAGAGAACAGGTGGGGAGCTTACAGAAGCCTTGCAGAAGACCTTCCCGCCTGATTGGAGCTCACGGCATTCTTCAGATGTTAATTCCAATATAGGCACGGATGATGAACCTGGTATTAATGGTGACAATGATGACATGTATTTTGCTAATCaaaatgatggtgatgatgatcattATGACAAGGACGAGGATGAGGACGACGATTTGAACCACAGATCATGGTTTTAAACCATATGTTCTCAGTTATAGGTGATAGGCTTGATTTATGATCCCAGATGCATCCTTCCATCTGAAGCTCTAAGGTCGAATATAGTTAGATTTACTGAGGGAACTTTTTTTCAGATCAAGGATGCTCTACCCcttagtttcatatttatttgtaCATAACAATTGCTTTTTTTTGTCTGTGACTGATTACAATACAAAATCAGAGgaatttcttcactttattTGCTGCGGAGGAGAGTATAATGATTACTCTCAGAAGAGTTCCTCAAAGACACTCTTATGTATGAGTTATCCCAGAGTAAAATTGCTTCTAGCATGCAATTGGGCTCTCAAGATAATGGGGATGTTTTATCATCAAGCTGTCAAGCAATCAGCATCATTTAGGGAGACGGGTCTGAGCTGTATTTCACCGTTTCGGAGTGAAATTCGCTGTCTTtgtgtttgttttcataatagCAACGGTTACCGAGATCCCTCTACACATTATCTATGTGGGGTTTACCAAATGAATGAGAGATGTTCAGACTTCAAATGACACTCGTCCTGAAGCAGTTCCAGCAATTTGACTGTCCCATTGTTAAATGGACAAACATGGTTTCTTTTATCTATCCATTCTTTCAGCTCCAGGTTCAAATTCTTTCAGCTCAAGCTCGGGTCGACACCAACAAGAATTTCACAAATCCCTTGATCTCAGTCCAGTCCGTCGATGTATCCTTCAACCCAAAATGACTTAGGTGACCCTAATAATATTCCAGTGGGATTTCAGAACATCTGTGACAATGAGGTAATACATCTTTTATGAATTCGTAACATTTGATGACCTTTTTGTTTCAATGCCTTGTCTTTACTTGTTCCTACTccttttcttcttaattttgaatttttatatgatatgatagtttatttcttttctcttggaaGAGTGGAAGTGGATGCATTGggaaggaaacaaaaaagagaTGCTTTATGGAAATGAGAAGATATGATATTAGTAGAGATGTGGATTTGGAACTTAGATTGTCACCACCGGGAGTGAGTTTCTGGGGCAAATCATCAAAAACTTCACCATTATCATCTCAAGAAACAACCACATCGTTGGACTTGAACTCAAGCGACTATCTTGATGATAGTAGCTCTATTCTTGAAGTACCATCATTATGTTTGATGGGATGTACCCTTTGCTTAATCTATGTGATGGTGTCTGAAGCAGATCCCAAATGCCCGAAATGCAAGAGATCCTTTTTGATTGATATGTTTCGAGATAACCTATCAAAGGGATGTAGGAAGAGCTATCTCTAGGTgttcttattttcttaaatacCGCTGTAATTGTTTGCTTCATCTGcagtggtttttcttttctttgctttttttttcttgggtaaTTCTGTCTTAGAAGATTACCGATgcaaaagaattgaaaattttcattctcTCGTAAGTTATTCCCTCTTTGATAAGATAAGTTATCTCACTCAACTTGAATCTAATCTTTGACAAATTCTCTCATGGGAAATGTTTTAGCCAtcaaaaaattacacaaatataaattcacaaactggcgtgacttgatgtgatatatcaaattataaaactaattttattgtaaaatagatttaacataaGTACGTCAGTttgtatctttatttttatataatatttttgtggtagcaactctttttttttttgttgcagtaacacttctttttgttatagttaCTCAAATTATGTTTTTCAAGCAATGAAGAGGGGTGGAGGCACTAAGAGAGACACCAAGTAACCTCAGATTCCTGATTAACCTTAATCTACAAAAACCATAATCGACAAATTCCTTCATTGAAATAAGTTTTCAAGGTTCAGTTGCTCTATCTCTTCTTCTGTCTCTCGTGGCCATTTTCTCCCCGTACCTCTGAAATATATCGGCCAAATCAAACAACCCTACCTCTCTCAATTTCTTTGCCACCTCTTCAAACATAACTACACCTTCCTCATTAGAATAATAATGCAAGAACTTACTGTAATCAAA encodes:
- the LOC121238643 gene encoding LOW QUALITY PROTEIN: pentatricopeptide repeat-containing protein At5g04810, chloroplastic (The sequence of the model RefSeq protein was modified relative to this genomic sequence to represent the inferred CDS: inserted 1 base in 1 codon) — encoded protein: MDGLSLSAPHFPAAILAGKHDPTAATATTTALVSFSLKPPPPSTSSHNPVTSSSPLSAHIRRPHKIPKPAQPSSSSNNPKIPSNPLKNLVNPTHIPIPPAPPHSLTTKLRLTSKLSPPPPPPPPTPPPPPPPVETEDEIKENESEHSDSGGIEFREEGKIFVGNLPNWIKKNEVSEFFRQFGPIKNVILIKGHGETERNAGFGFVLYGGTETMAAKSAMKAVEFDGVEFHGRVLTVKLDDGRRLKERSEERARYVXGYDGVEYRSKWHEERESSRRSFRQVLDTEPENWQAVVQSFERVKKPSRREYGLMVTYYARRGDMHRARETFERMRARGIEPTAHVYTSLIHAYAVGRDMEEALSCVRKMKDEGIEMSLVTYSIIVGGFAKIGNVEAADHWFKEAKEKHTTLNAIIYGNIIYAHCQTCNMDRAEALVCEMEESGIDAPIDIYHTMMDGYTMIGNENKCLIVFDRLKECGFTPSVISYGCLINLYTKNGKVSKALEVSKIMESAGIKHNMKTYSMLINGFLKLKDWANAFAIFEDLVKDGLRPDVVLYNNIIRAFCGMGNMDRAIRTVKEMQKERHRPTTRTFMPIIHGFARAGEMRKALEIFDMMRWSGCIPTVHTFNALILGLVEKRQMEKAVKILDEMTLEGISPNEHTYTTIMHGYASVGDTGKAFEYFSKLRNEGLELDVYTYEALLKACCKSGRMQSALAVTKEMSAQKIPKNTFVYNILIDGWARRGDVWEAADLMQQMKREGVQPDIHTYTSFINACCKAGDMLRAMQTIEEMEALGVKPNVKTYTTLIHGWARASLPEKALRCFEQMKQAGLKPDKAVYHCLMTSLLSRAAVAEAYIYSGVLSVCREMIESGLTIDMGTAVHWSKCLCKIERTGGELTEALQKTFPPDWSSRHSSDVNSNIGTDDEPGINGDNDDMYFANQNDGDDDHYDKDEDEDDDLNHRSWF
- the LOC121238686 gene encoding protein GL2-INTERACTING REPRESSOR 1-like; translation: MYPSTQNDLGDPNNIPVGFQNICDNESGSGCIGKETKKRCFMEMRRYDISRDVDLELRLSPPGVSFWGKSSKTSPLSSQETTTSLDLNSSDYLDDSSSILEVPSLCLMGCTLCLIYVMVSEADPKCPKCKRSFLIDMFRDNLSKGCRKSYL